The Aquila chrysaetos chrysaetos chromosome 21, bAquChr1.4, whole genome shotgun sequence DNA window GGAATTAAAACCTGGCTATAGCCAtgcatgagaagaaaaaactatATAGTTAGTTGTGAAATTTTGAAATCCTGAACCTATTGGTTTAAAGTTCCATTTTAGTAAATGAAGCTAAAATCAGGTGGTTGTGAGACTCCAAATGTATACTGTGTGTACAAGCTACTGGGCCATTCCTGATGGGACTGAGTGTCATCATGAGTTCAGGGATTACTTTCAGGAGACTAAATGAAGAATTAGTGAAAACCTTATTGCTTATTGCTGCAGCAACATGCATTCAAAGTCATGCACATTTATGTGGGGAAAGAGAGGGGGTtctttggaaatgaaagcagcaaCCTTCCAGGAGACAGGGGGCCAgtctgaattactttttttgagacttgaaggaaaagaaagctttatttaGAGAAGAGGCCAGGCAGGAGTGTTTAGCTATAGTATAGCTATTACTGTGAACAGCTTAAATAATAGAACTGTGTCAGAGCATTGACTGACACATGTTCTATCAGGCCCTGGCTCCACAGTAACCCTTGGGGTGCTCTCTGAGTAAGAGCATACATATCCTTTGATACTGATCACAAGCAGCCAGTCTTCTCCAAGTCCTCAACAGCCAAAAGTTAAAATGGAAGCTAACGCAGAGTGGTTCTCacatctccttccctctccatgAAAACTTTCCACTTTGCCTGTATTGTTTATCTACACCTGCTTTGTTCTAGGATAGTACTTTTGGTGAGGTGGCCAAAATTAGCGTGTTGAGGACTTGTCTGAGAGGAagagggtggggagagggaaagcagcaggcaggaaagaACTGTGTTCAGAGGTGGTGGGAAAAGATGATAAAAGCAGAGTTCACTTTGTTCAGAATTAAGAAAGCATGCATGAAAGCTGAAGGCTGCTATATACCTTTTAGTTTATATGAAAAAGATGTTGTTCTTGGACCACTGTTATGCTACCAGTGTAGCACCTTTTAATGATGTGTAATTTGACCAtctgaacaaattaaatgcaagTATCAAACAAATGCATGACACAGGCCTCAGGGGATGTTTATGGAGGATCTGCTCAAACAATGAGATTATTGCTTGCTGATTCTAAAATACCAGGGAGTTTATCAGTTGCAGGATGAAAATTCAGTTTGATGATGGTGTACAGATATGTTAGCTTGCAGTTTCCAGCAAAGCTAAACCAAAAGAAGGGAGTTGGGAGAGGCAAGGAATGTGTGCCTTGCCAAACAGAAGGATGGGATAGGCTAAAACTGGCATGTACTGTGTGGGAGTGCACTATCTGCTGAACATCTTACCGCATTAGAAGCACACAGAGGAAGGCGTACTGTCTTCTTGCAGAGTGAGGCGGGCAGGGTCCAGGATTAATAGGACTCTTGTTCCACAAAGTTTCTCTCGTTTCTCTGGTTTTGGGATGAAGATGGTAATGGGCGTACTGAATTAGAAGTGTTCTCTTCACCCAGTCTGTTTGATTCACtgctatgctgtgcttgaaTCAGTCTGAAAACTAgtcatataaaaattaaaaacttcagCCAGGCTTATGCTGGCTAATAGAGTTGGCAGAAGGATGGGAGCAGTATTAGCTCAAATTCAGGCTCATTTTGAAGTTGCAAGCTGTGTTTGGGAATTTGCTTACTTGCTCTATGGTATGCCTAGTTTTTGCAGATTCTGTATGGTCTTGAAAAGTTCTTTTGTGTTAGTATTTTGCTAGTTGGAAGCTGCTAGTTGTCACTGTAGTTTCACCCTCCGTGCTGCAGTGAGACATGGCACTGCTTGCTAGTTGCTGTCAATCGTGCAAGCAGAAGTAGCAGGTTTTTATGGGTATGTCTTTGTTATAACTTTCTTCTCTAGATACTGTCTGAATGTGTTTATGCTTGTGAGGTTTCTAGGTGGGAGGTGTGTCAACTGTCAGGTCCTCATAtcttggatttgtttttttggcttttttttttcagaactctATTAGACATAACCTGTCCCTGCACAGCAAGTTTATTAAAGTCCATAATGAAGCCACAGGGAAGAGCTCTTGGTGGATGCTCAATCCTGAGGGTGGTAAAAGTGGAAAAGCACCAAGAAGAAGAGCTGCCTCCATGGACAACAGCAGCAAACTTGCAAAAGTCAGAGGTAAAGCATCCAAAAAGAAGCCTCCTCTCCAGTCTGCTCCAGAATCCACTGCTGACAGTCCTGGCTCCCAATTCCCTAAGTGGCCTGGGAGCCCGTCCTCAAGAAGCAATGAGGACTCTGACATGTGGAACACCTTCCGGCCTCGAACCAGTTCCAATGCAAGCACCATTAGTGCCAGACTTTCTCCTATCCTGACAGAGCAGGATGACCTCCACGATGAAGAGTTGCTTCCTTCTTTAGTGTACTCCAGTGCATCTAGCAATGTTCCACCAACTGTGACTGAGGAGCTTGAGCTCATCGATGGCTTAAATTTGATGTCTCCCAGCTCATCTGTGTTATCTACCCAGCAATCTGCCTCGAGTGGTCAGATCCAGAGAGATTCAAGTTTTTCTTTGAGGAGCCCAAATTCAGCTGGTCAGACCACTACTTTTGGCAATTCCCTGTTTAACCCTGTTGATATCTCACTGCAAAGTTCTGTCAGCCATTTCTCTGCCCCTCAGACCTTGGAAGCTCTTCTGACACCCAGCTCTCCGCCTCCAAGGGATGTTATGATGACTCAGGTGGATCCAGTTCTCCCGCAGACTGGTAACAGGATGAGCAGCCGAACTCTTCTGCTTCTAGGTGGACAAGCCGCCCAGAGTAAAATGAGCTCAGGCAATCCACGAGGAAAGCCTacagagcagcaggcagaacCAGTCAGTGCCAGCATTTTGCCATCAACACTTCCCATAGTAACATCTCAAAACACTGCCAGCATCACCAGTTTGAAGGCTCCAGTTTCTGCAACAACCGCCCAGTCAGTCCAGCTGGGCAgtccactgctgctttcttctgctagCCCTGCACCCTTGGGATTGAACCAGGACAAGCTGCCTATTGACCTGGACATTGACATGTACATGGAGAACCTTGAATGTGATATGGATTACATAATCAACAGTGAACTTATGGATGGAGAAGGACTGGACTTTAATTTTGAACCCATTCTGTCTACTCCCAGCTATCCCAGCACCTCGCAGGCCTCCAACCATACCTGGGTACCAAGTTAACTTCAGGAGCACAAAAAGGTAGGTGTAGTTATGTAAAATGTTCTATGGTAGGAACAGCAGTTTCTGGGATGGGTcctgtgcccagctctgcagcagttaAAGATACCTTTTTGGAAGCACTGGTGCTCTTTGAGTAAAAAGCTTCTGGGAGAGCTGCATTCCCTtgtagaaggagaaaaagctgTGTAAAGGTAGGTAGACTTAACTTACCAGGTAGTAAACTCCTTTATGGAGTAGAGCAGCAATCTGAATGGAACTCCTGTTGTCTCTTGTTACCAAAGATGACTGCACTACAGGACGTTGGTCTCTGCCATGTAATGCCTATAGCTCTGAAGTTGACATGAGAGCATATGCTGATTCCATAAATAAAGACATGATCCTGTATATACAGAATGGTTGAACTGAGCCAAGCACATGCTGTGTTTCTATGCAGGTGATTATTACCCTTGCAAAATTTTCTAGTATGTGTAGTTTCAAAGAGTGTCTGTGTCATGACTGCCTGCTTTGCCCTGTGTGTAGCAGGACACAATCACTCTCAGTTAGCAGACCTTCTGTCCTTCCCTTATCTGAGATAGTGTCTGTAAAGTCTGGTAAGCTGGTTAATCAGCATTAACTGATGAATTGCTTATGTACCCATTATTGGAATGGGAATGGGTAACAGGAGTATGCAGTGTGGATGGAGGTGGAAGGAGAAAGGGTGCGTTAGTGCTATCCCATGCACAGCAAAGCTGTCTCTTCAGTGATCTTTCATATTTGCACAAAAATTTCTAGAGTCAGTTTGGCAAATAGTGTATATGAAAACAAGGGTTAAAAATGTCTTATTCTCTGAGGGTGTGACACCCTGATATGAAGCTCTTTAACCACTGAGGCAGTTGAAGAATTAGAGCAATGGAGCTGAAGTCATACTTCACACTTGGAGATCATTTAGCTAACAGAAAATGGGACAGTTTCTTTTATGGACTGGAGCATAGGCTGGATGTTGGTTGGAAAGTGGAAGCCTTGCCAAGAGTATTTCCTGTTTAGGAGGCAGATACAGTATTTGTTAAGTGTTAAAATTCCACCCCTAATACTGGCCAGCTGAGCAGGCAGAAGTAAGGGCAAATTGCAGATACTGCTTCAGTTGTGGGAAGCCCTTGAGCTTCACAATGATGGAGACTGAGTCAAATTATCATGTACTTGACCTTAATACTTTTTCCTAGGCACCTGAGTAACCTGGAGGTAAtttggactaggtgacctctGGAGGCCCATTTCAACCTAAATTTTCTGgtgatttctgctgctgttcgTGCTGGAGACCAGATattaagttaaatatttttctgctctgcccCAGTAGAGCCGCTCTAGACAAGTGCTTGGGTCTACACAAAGTGAAATGCTGTCCTTTGAGCCAGTGGTACTTAAACCCTGTGAACATATTGATATACCACTATATATTGactttttaaacacaatttaaCTCCCTCTTATTCCAAGTCCCACCACACTGCttaggattttatttattagtaGTGTTCTGTCTGTACTTAACAGGTCCCTGTACTGTAGAGAGAGGGAGGATCAATCAAGCTTTTCTGTTTCGTTATGGGGCTTTTTATAgtcttttgcatttcttaacTGTGCTCTTGCTGAATTACTGAGTGGCTGTCTTAAATTGAATATCCTAACTTCAGGTGGAATATGGAAACTCAGTTTTgatttcaaagacaaatttgGTTGACAGAACATTGGCATCCTTCATCCGCATTAGGACTGTTTGCAAGTTAGTGACAGAGGCTGTGGCCTTTTGAGCAGTGTTTCCACTGGATATTGTTCTGagcttttgtgttgttttgttggtttttttcatgccatGCTAGGGCAGGCCATCATATTTGGGGTATACATTGGCATTGCAGGGGTGAAATATTTGTCACAGGagtgttttcaaaacatatgCAAACTGTTCTGCATTCCTGGGTGCATTAATTACCTGGGCTGGGTAGACAAGACCTCTCTCTACAGAATATCAGgcatagattattttttcaagagTGTAAAACAGAGAAGCTGAGGGAATGTTTATCAAAGGGTAGAGTCTAGTACTGGTGAAGATGTGGCTGTAATCAAATGCTTAAGAGGGAGAACATGAGCTCTTAACAGCCTGGTTATGTTCTTGTTCCATATTATTATTCCATACTTAGCATGTAAATTGCTTAATCAAAACAGAGGAACTATCTGATGTTAAAAACCCTGGATTTGCTTTGTTCCATGCGTGAAGTTGAAGTGATACTTTTTGGGAAATACACTGGACACATGCTCACTAAGAAAGGAGTGAGATCTGGAACAAGTTCTGAACCAGTACCGTGTTTCAGCAGAAAGTGTAGCTCCTACATGCCTCTTGGTGAACAATTCTTAACAGCAATACTGCACTTGGAGAAGTGACGCTCTGTTCAGTGTGCTTTGTTTCAA harbors:
- the FOXO4 gene encoding forkhead box protein O4 translates to MAEAGGAVAAPDIDPDFEPQSRPRSCTWPLPRPELPAAPAEAGGAAGAAEEGAGGAAAGPGRAEGARAGGAAARKGGSRRNAWGNQSYAELISQAIESAPEKRLTLAQIYEWMVRSVPYFKDKGDSNSSAGWKNSIRHNLSLHSKFIKVHNEATGKSSWWMLNPEGGKSGKAPRRRAASMDNSSKLAKVRGKASKKKPPLQSAPESTADSPGSQFPKWPGSPSSRSNEDSDMWNTFRPRTSSNASTISARLSPILTEQDDLHDEELLPSLVYSSASSNVPPTVTEELELIDGLNLMSPSSSVLSTQQSASSGQIQRDSSFSLRSPNSAGQTTTFGNSLFNPVDISLQSSVSHFSAPQTLEALLTPSSPPPRDVMMTQVDPVLPQTGNRMSSRTLLLLGGQAAQSKMSSGNPRGKPTEQQAEPVSASILPSTLPIVTSQNTASITSLKAPVSATTAQSVQLGSPLLLSSASPAPLGLNQDKLPIDLDIDMYMENLECDMDYIINSELMDGEGLDFNFEPILSTPSYPSTSQASNHTWVPS